The following is a genomic window from Halichoerus grypus chromosome 5, mHalGry1.hap1.1, whole genome shotgun sequence.
TATTATGATATTTCTGAAGACTTACGAAATTAgtaaatttatataaacataaggggagggggaaggataCATCTGTTTTCTTAGCAGCATGTAATTTCTGTCACCCTCTATTTAGctgcttctttctcccctctTATTTAGCTTCTAATTAGCAAACCTGAATGCTTGGTTAAGCCAAGAGCAGGGTAGGAGATAGGCTCCAGGGTAGGACATGGAAGAGAAGGAACAAGATTGTCAAGGCGGCTTTGGTCTCAAGGATGAAGGTTTTTTTCAACTACCTGGGGAAGATTACCCTATTCAGAATTTAGGAGTTTGCTCCTAAAATGGGCTTAGACAAAATTTTAGGTCTAAGTTctagtacctggcatatagtaaaccAATAGATACATGGATAAGGTTTAAAGATTGCTTTAGGGTAAAGTAATAGCCCAGGAGAAGAGTTAGAATGGCCTGGGGAAAGTAAAAAACTAAACAGGAAAGGGTCTCAAACATTCGTTCAACACAAGTATTTTGAGCATGAACCAGTATGCTAGACCCTGAAGATTAAAACATGGATGATACTTTTCCTTGAGTCTAGTCTGGTTGGGGAAGCACACATATAAACAGACAATTAATGTGATAAGTAGTATAAAGTAATTGTACATAGGCATAAAGTAGGCAGCCAGCCACCTGGAGAGGTTAAGTATTAAGTAGATTTTATAgggaagatgacatttgagctggtTCTTAAGTGGATAAGTATTTGCCAgggcaagaagaaaggaaagaacattctaggcagaaggagTAGATTATGCAAAGGCCAGGAAGTAGGATAAAATGtgctatatttttattccatACCTTTCAGGGCAAGATCTCAAATGCAGTTCTAGAATATGTTTGGTTACACTTGAAGGTGGCAAGCACCTATATCTCCATTTCTGGGATAGAGGTTAAGGCTTGGAGATTTAAATTAGCTCAGTGTCATGCAGTATGAGTCAGGGACAAGGAGCCCAGACCAGGCGCCCAAAAACAGGAATGCCAAGTCTCGTGCCCTGACTAATTCTGTGTCATGGTAATAGATCGTTGTGGGCTCATGAGTATTTGGGATTACTTTACTTCCTTGGAGCCAAATTCTACACCCAAAAGTGACATTATCAATCTTGTCAAGtgttcatcttaaaaaaaaaatctgttaataaatatttatttccaccAGGTGAGGTAGGAATAGATCAGGAAATGATCAAGGCTTCTTGACTGTCTATGTAATTTGTATCATCAGAAGTTGATTTAAGGTACTGAGGTCATCCAGTACCTTTCCCATTTAACACAAAATAGCAAGCAGGTCACTTTCTTTAGGAGAAACATTGTTTATCTGTAGTAGCTATTTTGCAGCTAGGTTGGGTAAATTTGCTCAGAACTCCTACAGGATATGAATCATTTGCATTCACACATTGACCTATTCTCCCTTTGCTCTTTCTGAGAAGAGTTTTAGTACAGACTGTATTATATAACACAAATGATATGTCATTGATATTTTCAGTGTCATTCTCAAATCAACTTGCAGAATCTATAATAAACCTGAGAACTTGAGTTGCTGTTATGAACGTCTAATGTACATTCAAAAAAACAGACAGTAGAATAAATCCAAGAAAAAGTTATTAGCCTTTTTTATAAGTTACTTGAGGTCTTTGGCTATTGGAGGAGAAAGTGGAATAGGGGACAACAAAGCCCAATGGCAACACCTAAGCCTGCACTTACTGAGACctgtttaaaaattgtttgaaCTTTCACAACTGCTATTTTCCCTTGTttctttaaattactttttaaatttttttatcttcacTTGTTAGGGTAATCTGAACATTTGGTTGACATATTTTGAACTAGTCAGAAGGGCTAATGGTTGTAAATATATTGGATTGTTTGTGAGAGAGTAATTCTTGGAAAATAAGTGTGAATTATAAGAAACAGTTGATGTTGGTGCAGATGGATTCTGAGTTGTGCATCTTACTAAGAATATGTgtcagaagagagaaggaaggggagggagataATAGCCTTATTATGTATTAATTAGTAAGGTAGATGAGTGGTATTCTTGGATTCTGGAGCCTGTCAAGGAAGTAGATATTTCAAGGTATAGAtgtgagctaaaaaaaaaaaaaaattgaaagataaaATGAGCTTTCATTAGGAGAAGTTGATCATGTATCCATCTGTGGCTATTGTCTCAGGCTGTGTGCTCAGACCAGCTTCACTGTggaacttaaaaatgaaaaagtatactTTAGTTTCACTGTActttcattttacaaacattCTGTCCTTTAATGTAAACAAATTCTAATCTCTCTAAATATAGCAAACCATCAAAACGATATAGTTTTGTACCCTGTTATTTGTGAAACTTGCTGTGGTAAACTGCTCTTAAAGTAGCTTAAACTGTGACTGAATGCATGCTAGAATCCAGGCTAAATATTGTATTTTCCCCTATTTCTTCAGAAGGTAAATGATTTGTGTTTTTAGAATCTCAAgaagaaatttactttctcacatAGAATATGTTTCACAGTTTGTTAggcatgcttgtgtgtgtgtatgttatgaGTTACATGTATACTCTTTTCTTTATATCATGTGTAGTGGTAACGAGTGTCAGTGTTACCCCACTGAAACTGGTGAATAATgtctgtctttttctgattgttCTTACCTTACTgatatcttttccttttccttacccAGTTATGCAGTTATTGCCTATGGCTGTGCCAGCTGCCCAAAGCTGACCTGTGAGAGGGAAGGCTGCCAAACGGAGTTCTGCTACCACTGCAAGCAAATATGGCATCCAAATCAGACATGCGACATGGCCCGTCAGCAGAGGGCACAGACTTTGCGAGTACGGACCAAGCACACTTCAGGTCTCAGTTATGGGCAAGAATCTGGACCAGGTATAAGTTGgcattgtctcatttttttctttatttgatattTCATAATGTGAGCCTAGAGCTGGGAGAGATTATTTTGCTGTATAACCAAGTATTTCCTGGGATCAGAGAGCAGAAAATACTTGGTAATACTTTCAATATTATATTTGATATGtagtttctctctctgacaactGTAGGTTTTCCAACCTATAAATTGGTAAAATTGGAATGCAACAAAATTGAATCGTTTAGTTTCTACCTTTTTAATAATATGTCTTATACTGGTGAGTATATAGGTCCTTTTGCGAGGGACTTTTTCAAAACTTTAATTGTGAGCAGAAAGATAATTAGTATTAAACCTCTACTGTCTTCCTACTAGCTTTAAGTGCATCACCGCTTTTGGAAGTAGGGTACAgagtgaaagaaaggaaataatattagTATGGATTAATGATTAACCTTAAAAGGAGGAACCTTGGCAAGTCAAAGTAAACCTATTTAAAAATGTCAGTGGGTTTATTgccttttataaatgtattttatttcactgatgtCATTTGGGAGAGGCTGGTAGGAAAGATTTTACCATTCACTTTTTCCTGGCACAGCATAAACTCCTAAATTGTCATTTTAATAGGATAGTTCCTAGCCTGCTGTGAAAATTACTAGGTGTGTGCCACATAGCATACCCAATTATTTTTAGGTTTTGAATTTGAAAGTATCATGGGAGGGGTCTGTGGGTTGTGTTAACAGCACATCACAATGATACTTGCTGAGCCTGAGAAATGAATTTCCTGAGTTAAAGTTTTTCAAAACTTAAAGCCAATTCCAAGCTGCAGACTATTATTCCTGCAGAACTCTGCTTTGAATTCTGCCAGCCTATTGGCTGgtgaaattccatttttcttggaACCATCTTTGTCTCTAGGGAAGTCTTCTTGTTCAGAGTGTGGCTTAAGTGCTATGTAAGATGCCAGTTTTGGGGATAGGCAGCTCAGTATGAGACAGGATCCATTTTATGAAAATTCCTGAGGTCTAGACATAGCCAGCCTTCCAGTGAAGTGGGTTGCACAATTTAGAATTCTCAGCCAAGAGTTGACTGCCTCCtcactttttatatatattcctaGGAATAATAAATCAAATTAGGTTTAACTGGGGGTATTTTTCTGCCCAATCTTCCTTCCCCCCCTTAGCAGATGACATCAAGCCATGCCCACGATGCAGTGCTTACATTATCAAGATGAATGATGGAAGCTGTAATCATATGACCTGTGCAGTGTGCGGCTGTGAATTCTGTTGGCTTTGTATGAAAGAGATCTCAGATTTGCATTACCTCAGGTGAGATGGGAAATGTGTTCATTGCTTTATAGTCTTGTTCTTTTACTGATTTAGGGAAAAGGATGTCAAAGAGACACGGTTGTCTGTCCTCTCATTGCAGTATAAGGAAGCTATAAAAAGTTCTCAAACACTCCTGTGACCATGTTTTTCTTCAGTTCAGCAAGTTCCAGGGACTATTTTCATTACCTTCCAGATAGAGTTCAACTTCCCTAGCATGGCTTTGCCACAGTCTGGCCCTAATCTCCTTTTCAAGCTTTTTCCATGTTGTTTTTATACATGCTATATTCCGATAACCTGGGCTTGCTATTCCCTGTGTCTCCTCTGGCTACCTTTCTTGTTCATGTTCTTTCATAATTGTTCATGTTCTTCCCTTTGCCCAGAATACTTTCTGATCACGTCACCCTCCCAGCAACCCCCTCTTCTCTCAACCTGTTCAGTTCTTATTTCCCCTTCAGGGTCCACTTAAATGCCATTTCATCTATGATGCCTTCCCCAgctttttctgcctcattcttcTGTATTGGCATTCCTTAAATGTTTCATTATAAACATCACTACTTTTACTTCATATACATATCTAATTTTGCTAAACTGCATACATTTATTAAGGCCAGAGTTATCTTTTTACAGTTCCTTGCATGTAATGACTTTACAAAGAATTCAgagtgaatattaaaatattgtccTGAAGGAGTTAATATTTACAAACTTAACATTCATTGTGTGGTTGAAACATTACATTTCCAATATAGCAAACTTTGAGTTACTTACACTGTACTGATTATCGGGAAAACAGGTGTGTAAGACATGATCCCTACTTTCAAAATTGCTTATCCTGTCTAGTAAGAGAAGACAAGACAAAGGGAGTGAGCAAAAATGGTTGAACACAGAAAGACTGAGTATAAAAGTAGCCAAACTCAAGAGTATGAAACTTACGTAAAGGGTGTGACAAAGTCTTTTTATATCCTTCCCCAGAAACATAGTTTACACTATCTATTGGGATATGGGTAGGACACATGCCAAGAAAACTATTCAAGTCAATGTTCATTAGCTGCAGGGCACAGCGCTTTTGAACGAGATGTCAAGTGTGTAGGTTGTGCAGGATCCCAAGTAGTATATCAATCAAGGAAGCTGGATTAGTGTTGGGTTAGGGAGGACAGAGTTCAgtagcaaagaaaggaaaagaggtttCAAATCTGGAAGCCTGTCTTTACAAACAAACGTAAAGGGCCCAGAGCTCTAATCTGACCTTGTCTTTTGCTCCTCCTCATGTAATATATTCATTTCCTAAAACCTCTCGTAACTGTTAATCATCTTATTGAAAAAGAAGGCTCTTGCTCTTATCAAGCCCTCTGTTGACAACAGCTGCATTTGTAATATTGATATTAACTTTAGCATGTTTCCTCTGCAGCCCCTCTGGCTGCACATTCTGGGGCAAGAAGCCGTGGAGCCGtaagaagaaaattctttggcaGCTGGGAACACTGATTGGTGCGCCAGTGGGGATTTCCCTCATTGCTGGCATTGCCATTCCTGCCATGGTCATTGGCATTCCTGTTTATGTTGGCAGGAAGGTAAGACATGCGAGTTCTGTGTGTGTTCTATCCCCAGGTTTGTTGGTAAAGTTTTGAAGGAAATAGGGAGGAGCTTATATTTCAGAGCTTCCTGAAAACCAGCTGGTTCTTAGATAAAAATAACCTTAATTTCTTAAATGGATTTTCATAAACCCCAAGAGATCTGAAAGTTCTTATTAGGATCCTGGGCCTGGTTTGTCTCAGTGACTTAAAGGTGAAATACTttcctcacaaccctgagttatTTTGTCTCTTCTTGGATTAACTTTTTCTGTATTAGTGTATGTCACCCTGGTCTGAGTTAGgttaaaatttgagaaagatGGCCTCTTGGTTGGTATgggatatattttaatatagatGGAATATTCACTTGTCTTTTTCCACCCCAGCAAAAAGATTGATATCCTAACCTACTGAcctggattttctttcttattcttagaTTCACAGCAGGTATGagggaaggaaaacctccaaacaTAAGAGGAATTTGGCTATCACAGGAGGAGTGACTTTGTCAGTCATTGCATCCCCAGTTATCGCTGCAGTTAGTGTGGGTAAGCTAGCCCAGGCCGCgactcttctccttccttccctctcttttcttccaccACACCCCCCTACCCAGCTTTCTGACAATAGCCGTTTAGCCAGCTGGCCAGATGTTTCACCTTGGAGGCTCCTGCATTTTATGCTGAACCCACCTTGGGAGTTAACTCTATTAGGCACTGTTATTATGATTATCAGCCACACTAAGTTGTCAGAGTTTGGGATCTTTCATTCCTAAATTAGTGCTTAGAACTCTGTCTGGCTCAGAGAAAAGGTTAAATTAAAGAATATTACTTTAAGGCCTAGTTTTTCACCTTTTATCTTCCTTCTCCACTTGCTAGGGAacccacaaaataaaattacttttattttgatttgcttAATGCCTCACAGTATTTTGGGAGGCATGAGGGTTTGTTTTAGAATAAGAATattataactaacatttattaaggcTCTCCATGTACCAGGAGCAGTTCTGAGGGTTTtgcatgtattaattcatttaatcctcacagcagtaCAGTCGTAATAGTAAGGTGctgtaatttgcccaaggtcacttagcTGGAACATGGATCAAGGCAATCTGACttcagagcctgtgctcttaacaGCTAAGCACATTCTGCCTTCACAGCAGTAAGATTTTGGAATTAACATCCTGGGGTGATCCTAAGCCCCAGGAGTCACTTATTTAATGTTTGAGTATTGATTGGTTCTTGGATTAGCATGTCAGCAGTGAGTagaagagggaaaatgaaatCAACATATACttactgtgctgggcactgtacATACCTTCTCTTTTGATCGTTGACAACCCTGGGAAGATATGTGAGATTATACAGCTAGTAAATTGGAGCCAGGATTCTAATCCAGGCCTTTCTAATTCCCAAGTCCAGTCATCATTCTGTTAGACCCAGCTACCTCTTTAGGATAGCCATCTTCTGTCTTTCTTTGGCCCTTTATAAAGTGGTTTGTCTGTGCTCAGGCTGGGAAGGAGAAATTTAGGGCAGTTGCAACCTGATGGCCTGCTGACttgtttccttctcctcccccaggtATTGGCGTCCCCATTATGCTGGCTTATGTCTATGGGGTTGTGCCCATTTCTCTCTGTCGTGGAGGTGGCTGTGGAGTTAGCACAGCAAATGGAAAGGGGGTGAAAATTGAGTTTGATGAAGATGATGGTCCAATCACAGGTAAAGGGaggattttaatttccctttgaaTTTATGGTGCAGAACATAAAAATCAGTAGAATTCAGCACATTTTACGGAGAGATTGTCATTGGATTACTTTGGATAATGAGCTTTGTAGGGGGTAAGgtatttttagcttttcatttctttgttccaGAATTATTAGGTTAATTCCTCTGGTACTTGGCTCTGTGTGGCAGGTACAAACTAGTAGGATTCCAAGTAACTCCAAGTATGCTGGTAATAGTAGTGATTATAATAAAGTCTTATATCTGCACAgtactttataattttcagaggACTTTACACAGTTATTATCTCACCTGGTTTTTACAATAGCTTTCTGAATAGAGAGGGCAGgggctattattatccccatttaatgGGAACTTCTTTAAGCTTTTGTCTCAACATCTGTTAAATGGGTTTAAGAGCTTCTGCAGAGCTAGGACTAGAGCAAGTCTTCTAGCTTCTTTTTTTGTTCCCCTGACTTCTACTTTGATATTTTCACTTTACCATATTAACTAATCTAGGGCACAGAGAGTCCCACAATTTTTGAAGCTTCAACTAGAATCAACACCTAACATGACCTAAACATGTTTTGAAATCTTCATGTTTGATTAGATGGCATCTATGGTATAATGGACGGAATAGTGGACTTGGAATCAGAAGTGTAGTTTTGTGTGACCAGCCGTGACTTGGACATGTCATTTAGTTCTAGACTTTCGTTTTCTCCTCTAAAATTCAGTCTGTTATTGCGTAGTTATTGGGAAGATTAAATATTAACAGTATGTTAAAACACCTGATGTGTGGTGGCTGCATATAGTAGCTCATTAAGTGAGTAAATGAGGATTTTTCTACATGAATATTCTCCACTCTGAAGAATCATTACAGGAAAATAACAGACTCTATTTTGATGCTTTGTTATCTTGAATTGAAATGTTTGGTTCCATCCCCAGTGGCCGATGCCTGGCGAGCCCTCAAGAATCCCAGCATTGGGGAAAGCAGCATTGAAGGTCTGACTAGCGTATTGAGTACCAGCGGAAGCCCTACAGATGGACTCAGTGTTATGCAGGGTCCGTACAGCGAGACAGCCAGCTTTGCAGCTCTCTCAGGGGGCACTCTGAGTGGTGGCATTCTTTCCAGTGGCAAGGGAAAATACAGCAGGTAAGCAAatggataatttcttttttttttttttaaagattttatttatttattcatgagagacagagagagggagagaggcagagggagaagcaggctctcaaggaacagagagcccgatgcggggcttgatcccaggaccctgggatcatgacctgagctgaaggcagacgcttaaccatctgagccacccagtcgccccgcAAATGGATAATTTCTGACAGAACCAGTTGGAATGATCAGTAACATACCTGTATTGAGCCATGTCTCTGTGCTAGGCACATCccatatatcatctcattttgATGTAATCATCAGtggtttgtggggttttttgttgtcttttttttttttttttaattttataatgagaaaacaggctctgAAACGTTAAATGACTTAACAGAAAGTTCAGTGTTCTTTCCACTGCACCATAGTGGCTCCATATCAAGAGCAATCCTGACTTCAGATTTTCCCTCTAAAACATTAGGCTGCCTGCTTCTAGAAGGGAAAGCATGCATTTTTGTAGAATTCCCAAGGCTGTGCTCCCCATTAGGCTTGTCATTGACTTTCAATTGAATAGCATTTATACTGTGTCTTGTTGGCTTACTGGTGCTGTGATCCTTATTACCTTCTTATTCTTATTCCCATTTGATAGATAAGGAAAATCAATTCTATGAATTTGTGTTGAGAAGCTGTAAAGCTTTATGACTAAAAATGTTATGACTTGCTTAGTCGTTTAGTTAGATAGATAAACCAGAACATATTCAGAAGAGCATAGCAGGTATTATATGAGAAGCAGTTAGTTGAATGCACTGGAGAAGAAAGACCTGCAGATGGGGCAAAACAAGGTAGGCAAGTAGGAGAAGTGGTTGCCTTCAGATATCTGAAGGACTTTGAACAGGAAGAAAGGATTCTGACTCATGCCAAGAGGTAGATTAAGACAACTTGGCGAAAGCTAGAAGGaaacttaattttgtttcattatagAGAATATTggaaaaatctatataaaaagtTCAAAGAAGGATTGGATTACTTTAGAAGCTACTGAGCTGCCTATCCCTGGAAGTGTTTAAAGTAAGACCAGATGGCCATTTGGCTATTAGAAGGAGTCAAGCAACAGATGACAGATGGACTGGATCCCACACCTGAGTGCCTGTCAGTCACCTGGGAGCctcttaaaaatagatttcaggGCCTTAtcccaaaattaataaattgaatcTCCTGGAGTAGGACCTAGGGATCTGTGTTTTGAAAAGGTTCCCCAGGTGATTGCACAAGCTAGCATCTGGGAAGCACCTAAGTGATGACATTTGTGAAAGGCCTCTTCCAATTCTGAGATTCTATGGAAGAGCTGAAACTAGAATGCAGGTCTCTGATTAGACACACTTTCCATTGCACTGCCTCATTTTCCTGGGCCATGGCACATTCTTGAAGGGTATCTGAGGCTGGAGCTGCAGAGTGAAGGTGTGGGCAGTAGGATGGGGGTTGCTCGAATGTGCAGCTGAAGGCTGCTGCTGACCTGTCTGTGCCTCATGACTCTGGTTGTCTCTTGTTAGGGGATCCCACCCCCACATGCCAGAGAACTCACTGCTGGGCTTTCTTAAAACCATCACCCTTGTAAATAAGCAGACAGACATAATTGGAGACTGACTTGCTGAAATTGCAGCTTAGCCAGTCCAgctgttccagttctgtgaaagcCTTTTATAGGAAGTGGATGAGTCAGATGGGTTTGACTGTGAAACCTATTAAGAGGAAATACTTAGGTGTGCAGCAAACCGGTGTTAGAGCCAAGGAGGGAAATAGTTCTGGGTTCTCAGCTTTGAGACACCATCGGGAAAGTTTGCTGCTCCTGTGGGAGGTCAGATCCTCGATGTCCTTTAATCTTATAGCCTGGGGGTAATTTGATTGCTAAGTGTTTTGAGTTCCTATGTGCAAGACACAGAGGGTAAAGTGTGAATGAGATGTGGTCTCTCCTTTTTTTGGAACTCACAGATGAGTGAGGGAGAGATgcataaattaatttaataaataggtAGATGCTGTGGGAGCATTTAACAGGGAATGACTGGTTTGCTGGGAGAGTGAGGGGGATGATACTTCCTCTGTTGTTAAGGACTGAATATGAGTTTGTCACATAGAGAAAGGAAACTTCCAGAGAgagggaatagcatgtgcaaagtcATGGAGGTAAACAACATATATAGGTgtgtaaggaaagaaagaattcagagTGATTATGATTTGGAACCTATGGTGAGAGATGGAACTGGAGAGAGAGCTTGGAGGCAGATCAGAAAACCAGGAGAGGACTGTTGGCAGTAGAGAGCCAAGAGAGGACTGTTAGAGTGATCAGGACTTTGTCCACATTGGCACTGATCTGGAAGGTGTTGGACTTGAACTTAGGGCTGCTGGAGAGAGAACCCAATTGCAATTTTCCAGGCAGGAGATGTTCAACGCCTAAAGTTAAGTAGTAGCAATGGGGATAGAAAGGAGGGGACGATTTCAGTAGATATTCGAGAGAGAAACTGTGTGAGCATCTATTTGAGCTATTTGACAATTGGAGAAGATCAGATCAACTCAATTAGCAAGAGAATAATAGAGATGTGTGCCAGGAAGCAGACTGTCTCGGAATACCCAGGTCTCATATTAACTTGATCGTCCCCTCTTTACACAGGTTAGAAGTCCAAGCCGATGTCCAAAAGGAAATTTTCCCCAAAGACACAGCCAGTCTTGGTGCAATTAGTGACAACGCAAGTACTCGTGCTATGGCCGGTTCCATAATCAGTTCCTACAACCCACAGGACAGGTATGTGAACAGTCAGAGATGCCCAGGAGAGGTTACAGTTTGTGGTCGGGTCCTAGGCCTTCAGAAGCTCAATGCCTCATGTTAGGGCTGTGAGTACCATCAGATGGGATATAGAGTGTGTGCCCTGAGTGCACTGGGTAGGTTCTTGTTATAAGAGTGTTTGGGATCTCTTGATTGATTCTTCTTCTTAGCATTTGATTTTTAggggtttctttcttccttttctttccttcccccatttTTTTGGGTCTTTTTTGGCTATTGTATAATTATTCTCATGAAACTTAAGGAGCTAGATTGCTGTTCACTGATGTCTGTGGGTCTGTGGCTTTTGCTCTCATGTCACCCTTTGCCTGATGTGACTCCTGTCACctagttctctttatttttgagaAGCTAGTATAACTGATACGGTGTGATTGCAGCACTCCCTACTGGAGAGGTTCTGGTTTCTTCTAATTGTGACACAGTAGTAAAACTACAAATCTTCTTTCACTTTCGTATTTTGAGTAGGATAGTGTGAGGGTTGACCCTTAGTTGAATTTTGAAAGCTCTTTTTTAGTTGTGTAAAGAAATtggcagaggtgtgtgtgtgttcttaatCATCAAAAGGGATCTAgttctttttcatcttatttgaGAGTTaggttaaatttttatttttgctgaaagTGAGCTTTAGTCTACAGTTTACCTATGTTTTGGACTTCCTAATCCTGAATCCACAAACTGCTTGTACCAACAGGTATAGCATGACCCATACATGACTCAGCAAAGTGGATTTTGTCTCCACAGAGAATGCAACAATATGGAAATCCAAGTGGACATTGAAGCCAAACCAAGCCACTATCAGCTGGTGAGTGGAAGCAGCACAGAGGACTCGCTCCATGTTCATGCTCAGATGGCAGAGAATGAAGAAGAAGGTAGTGGTCGTGGCGGCAGTGGCAGCAATGAAGAGGATCCCTCCTGCAAACACCAAAGCTGTGAACAGAAAGACTGTTTGGCCAGCAAAGCTTGGGACATCAGCCTGGCCCAGCCCGAGAGCATCCGAAGTGACCTGGAGAGCTCTGATACGCAGTCAGACGATGTGCCAGACATCACCTCAGATGAGTGTGGCTCCCCTCGCTCCCATACGGCAGCCTGCCCCTCGACTCCCAGAGCCCAAGGTGCACCGAGCCCAAGTGCCCATACGAACCTCTCTGCCCCAGCCGAGGGGAAGACTGTCTTGAAGCCAGAAGGTGCAGAAGCCAGAGTATGAAGTGGAATGAATGCTCCTGTTCTGAGAAGCACACTTGTTGTAACTGCAtcttttggaatctttttttGGGGAGGCAgggatttatgtattttatttcaaagattctCTGGTCACAGGTTTTCCCCAGGGAAATTCTGAGAAATTGGCAGTTTCTTACCAGAAAAAACATGGAGATTTTTGCCCTTagtcctacccccaccccctccctcctttttttagttttaatttattggTTAAACTGATGGTGGCAATCCGTGAGGTGTGTCAAAGAGTGTAcagatgtatgtgtgtatattgtaTGTATGCTAACATATTACTGAAGGacacattttaataaagatttctGTCGTAATTCAACTCAATCTCATTTTCCTTGGCTTGGATAGTTCTGCAGAGCCAAGTGTTTGAATAGACCACTCATGTCTTTAACAGTCTCTAGATCGGAGTTTTCCCAATCCCAGGAAAGGATTGTATTCTAATTAGACTGCACTGGAGTCCTCTATAAACCAACGACTCCTAGCCTGACAGGAAGCAAAGGTAGCTTGCTTTGGACTGCGTAGTCAGACTGAAGACT
Proteins encoded in this region:
- the RNF19B gene encoding E3 ubiquitin-protein ligase RNF19B isoform X3, with the translated sequence MGSEKDSESPRSTSLHAAAPDPKCRSGGRRRRLTFHGVFSASARGRRARAKPQAEPPPPAAPPPPAPVPAAAQAPPPEALPTEPAAEAEAEAAAAAGPGFDDEEAAEGGGPGPEEVECPLCLVRLPPERAPRLLSCPHRSCRDCLRHYLRLEISESRVPISCPECSERLNPHDIRLLLADPPLMHKYEEFMLRRYLASDPDCRWCPAPDCGYAVIAYGCASCPKLTCEREGCQTEFCYHCKQIWHPNQTCDMARQQRAQTLRVRTKHTSGLSYGQESGPADDIKPCPRCSAYIIKMNDGSCNHMTCAVCGCEFCWLCMKEISDLHYLSPSGCTFWGKKPWSRKKKILWQLGTLIGAPVGISLIAGIAIPAMVIGIPVYVGRKIHSRYEGRKTSKHKRNLAITGGVTLSVIASPVIAAVSVGIGVPIMLAYVYGVVPISLCRGGGCGVSTANGKGVKIEFDEDDGPITVADAWRALKNPSIGESSIEGLTSVLSTSGSPTDGLSVMQGPYSETASFAALSGGTLSGGILSSGKGKYSRECNNMEIQVDIEAKPSHYQLVSGSSTEDSLHVHAQMAENEEEGSGRGGSGSNEEDPSCKHQSCEQKDCLASKAWDISLAQPESIRSDLESSDTQSDDVPDITSDECGSPRSHTAACPSTPRAQGAPSPSAHTNLSAPAEGKTVLKPEGAEARV
- the RNF19B gene encoding E3 ubiquitin-protein ligase RNF19B isoform X2; translated protein: MGSEKDSESPRSTSLHAAAPDPKCRSGGRRRRLTFHGVFSASARGRRARAKPQAEPPPPAAPPPPAPVPAAAQAPPPEALPTEPAAEAEAEAAAAAGPGFDDEEAAEGGGPGPEEVECPLCLVRLPPERAPRLLSCPHRSCRDCLRHYLRLEISESRVPISCPECSERLNPHDIRLLLADPPLMHKYEEFMLRRYLASDPDCRWCPAPDCGYAVIAYGCASCPKLTCEREGCQTEFCYHCKQIWHPNQTCDMARQQRAQTLRVRTKHTSGLSYGQESGPDDIKPCPRCSAYIIKMNDGSCNHMTCAVCGCEFCWLCMKEISDLHYLSPSGCTFWGKKPWSRKKKILWQLGTLIGAPVGISLIAGIAIPAMVIGIPVYVGRKIHSRYEGRKTSKHKRNLAITGGVTLSVIASPVIAAVSVGIGVPIMLAYVYGVVPISLCRGGGCGVSTANGKGVKIEFDEDDGPITVADAWRALKNPSIGESSIEGLTSVLSTSGSPTDGLSVMQGPYSETASFAALSGGTLSGGILSSGKGKYSRLEVQADVQKEIFPKDTASLGAISDNASTRAMAGSIISSYNPQDRECNNMEIQVDIEAKPSHYQLVSGSSTEDSLHVHAQMAENEEEGSGRGGSGSNEEDPSCKHQSCEQKDCLASKAWDISLAQPESIRSDLESSDTQSDDVPDITSDECGSPRSHTAACPSTPRAQGAPSPSAHTNLSAPAEGKTVLKPEGAEARV
- the RNF19B gene encoding E3 ubiquitin-protein ligase RNF19B isoform X1, whose protein sequence is MGSEKDSESPRSTSLHAAAPDPKCRSGGRRRRLTFHGVFSASARGRRARAKPQAEPPPPAAPPPPAPVPAAAQAPPPEALPTEPAAEAEAEAAAAAGPGFDDEEAAEGGGPGPEEVECPLCLVRLPPERAPRLLSCPHRSCRDCLRHYLRLEISESRVPISCPECSERLNPHDIRLLLADPPLMHKYEEFMLRRYLASDPDCRWCPAPDCGYAVIAYGCASCPKLTCEREGCQTEFCYHCKQIWHPNQTCDMARQQRAQTLRVRTKHTSGLSYGQESGPADDIKPCPRCSAYIIKMNDGSCNHMTCAVCGCEFCWLCMKEISDLHYLSPSGCTFWGKKPWSRKKKILWQLGTLIGAPVGISLIAGIAIPAMVIGIPVYVGRKIHSRYEGRKTSKHKRNLAITGGVTLSVIASPVIAAVSVGIGVPIMLAYVYGVVPISLCRGGGCGVSTANGKGVKIEFDEDDGPITVADAWRALKNPSIGESSIEGLTSVLSTSGSPTDGLSVMQGPYSETASFAALSGGTLSGGILSSGKGKYSRLEVQADVQKEIFPKDTASLGAISDNASTRAMAGSIISSYNPQDRECNNMEIQVDIEAKPSHYQLVSGSSTEDSLHVHAQMAENEEEGSGRGGSGSNEEDPSCKHQSCEQKDCLASKAWDISLAQPESIRSDLESSDTQSDDVPDITSDECGSPRSHTAACPSTPRAQGAPSPSAHTNLSAPAEGKTVLKPEGAEARV